In Candidatus Nitronauta litoralis, one DNA window encodes the following:
- a CDS encoding filamentous hemagglutinin N-terminal domain-containing protein — protein sequence MGQNAKKFKTGQITRYLDLRISLMAPAFSGFLTDKKKMRNRRSPKTNPRLKKTSLLSHLKLCPASCAHLWVALLSFAVTFFPVQVHALPSGGTVQGGTASIQSGGSGSLNINQQSERAIIDWIHFNIQSGEHVNFDMPSADSVNLSRVTGGNASEIFGKLTSNGQLFLVNPNGILFGQGSQVDVNGLVATTSDISNQDFMAGRYNFNIASPFNSSVVNRGTITVKQGGLAAFVAPGVENSGIINAQLGRVSLHSGKTFTLDLYGDQLVNLGLDSEVTEQVLGPNGQPLSSLVTNSGEIFADGGRVTLGVNAARDLVDHAINMSGLIQAQSIAEKNGEIYLMGGETGTVNVTGTLDASGYGEDETGGVIHVLGDRVFLDGYGFIDISGDAGGGTLLFGGDYQGNGTVQNATDTFVGSDASIWADAMNTGNGGRAIFWADRRNYFLGRVRARGGALSGDGGFVEVSGKETLFFDGQVDTTALNGETGTLLLDPDNITIKSGILGEPGDTSLPDIAASGGISFTVSELALESQSATTNINLLAEDNIFIEDLTTDNRISFRQTAGNRVSLIAKNGNIEFQDVNDEISTQGGDIILKAGGDMMLGHINAGTGTVSIFGKDEGIISLGAATGGLRIDNTELSNITAGNLIIGGTTDFEGRAGRIDVNGVSSGPMVTGTTILRAVNPVKGSFGGVLPAGSVNFGNNASNFLNSSLVVEALEGVTVNSDLTAGGSLSLDGDVNNINDPSTLNIPDSLNLAAGISLSSATGTLTLKGTTGGIIGAGALTLNGANGIVLDDSITTAGDLTFNDNVGMTGSANFINAGANKIIFQNNANRLEAGNGNNGLTLNSDLDFTGAGPFTINADVDGNRTGSFFLSGGKTINTMGQALDITASNMMLDGSLDSGGASTTIRSTNANGVDLALANNPGRFRLDDTELGRITAGSLSVDATVGTLTANGVDHTTHLANIANGVSLTGNTIVFEGADSSFNSLTVNGIANIKDGVDLSTAAGSMTFSNALTVDANANPVILGATGGNIFFNNSLNGGADVQVNSGAGTSTFGGSVGNTTALYSLTVTGNTTLNGSALNTSNGNVTFNNNVTLGNTVNINTGAGGGDVNFSGTIEGAAPGDQGLTVSTGTGTSTFQGNVGSTTSLSSVIVSGNSTINGDVTVQNGPVSFNNNLTLGGNSTISSGVGGINLNAVDGSQDLVLNSGGGGINLDGNIGFNTALTSLNVTGASTISGASINTANGDVTFNSGVTLDTGAVNINTGIGGGNIQIGAIDGAQDLALNSGTGTISLNGSVGDTTTLNSLSATGTTTIARSTLETNNGITFNGNVTANSGLDLNADADNTGVGTFDQQAGTLNTNGNALSITARDINLAGGTNSGAGITTIIASQNQGMSLGDANEVGDFRLSNPELGNFATTGGFVFGNGTGRITVDNVNNTLNNTVNGSTVLFNGGSSSFGLLTVNGPTTIAGVNITTNNMGMSFNNTLSLTNGSVQLSTGGGGGDLTLDGNVDGGQNLTLTSGTGNVIFGGSVGATTRLNSLTVNGTTTFSGASLLTNNGITFNGMVTASNASGFNLNAGGGTFTQQSGSLSTGGNALSITAQDFNLTGTLNSGGGTTTLIASQNQDMSLGDATGGLRLDNTELGQITAGGFVFGNGTGGITVNNVTNNAGTTLNGTMLTFNGMNSSFGSLIANGTTTIDGGVDIATTAGSMTFNNAVTANADASPVLLSATGGNIAFNNTLDGGANVQVNSGAGTTIFGGNIGSTTALDQLTVTGTSQMNGDTIRTNNGVTVSGNLTGNGNLTVNSDVDADGTGTFNQTAGVITNTNGDLNLTAADVTLNGTAVNVGAGKMTVVDSQSGTIGLGNANCGGACGLTLDGNELDKIVAWDLEIGTDTGGAVFVDGVTGAQSEEILLMDIHSGGMATFDNQSEFRNIILSADDIAVNGQLSVGDGVFGLRTSDGGALGVGTAVGDMTLDTTELAFLRAGFLSLFTTGNATLGNVTINSANITQEFDVWGRGLNLQGPLVSPINTTLRAFGAGQGIVLNDSGNFFGGSLNLFTGSGGNVSISNLFNNGQTVRLGDSNIGGAFSLSTPQAIQFVGGVDANGPVVVSSTSSGIGFDDGAFLNAGMGTLRLNSAGNLTLGQLVSDSSSLHAIHLEVGGAVIDGGDIGGEDIIAANGGLFARTTNGFGTEDNPIETRIHTLDLTNSTNGDIAFFETDSLHLANLTQGSNGDIFGSYNGMLSGTDNIEIIIGRFFIKDRASGLTLSQELGDTGKDRDALSIERTIDNIIDLEFASGSNRFDWDPAEGSPAGKIKDSGSPGGEHLGDLFGEPFPLVEVKEGNPEDGDLAHLENVWHWNDFNVENIKETDSREKKKAVKKKRAKKEKKTASKPRKRRQDKKDSGILSFFKKAGSILSFK from the coding sequence ATGGGACAAAACGCAAAAAAATTTAAAACGGGTCAGATCACACGCTACCTTGATTTGAGGATATCCCTTATGGCACCTGCATTTTCGGGCTTTTTGACCGATAAGAAAAAGATGAGAAACCGCAGATCTCCCAAAACAAATCCAAGGCTAAAAAAGACCTCGCTCCTGAGTCATCTTAAATTGTGTCCGGCTTCCTGCGCGCATCTTTGGGTTGCTCTGCTGTCTTTTGCAGTCACGTTTTTTCCTGTTCAAGTTCATGCGCTCCCATCCGGGGGAACCGTTCAGGGGGGAACGGCTTCAATTCAATCCGGCGGCTCCGGCTCTCTCAATATCAATCAACAATCTGAACGCGCGATTATCGACTGGATCCATTTCAACATTCAATCGGGCGAGCATGTGAATTTCGACATGCCCTCGGCAGATTCAGTCAACCTGAGTCGTGTCACGGGTGGCAATGCATCGGAAATTTTTGGCAAGCTCACCTCCAATGGTCAATTGTTCCTGGTGAACCCTAATGGGATCCTGTTCGGGCAGGGTTCGCAGGTGGATGTCAACGGACTGGTGGCGACGACCAGTGATATCAGTAACCAGGATTTCATGGCGGGACGGTACAACTTCAACATCGCCTCACCTTTCAACAGCTCGGTTGTGAATCGGGGAACCATCACAGTAAAACAGGGTGGACTCGCCGCTTTTGTTGCACCGGGTGTTGAAAACAGCGGCATCATCAACGCACAACTTGGGCGCGTCTCGCTTCATTCAGGTAAGACATTCACGCTTGATTTATATGGCGACCAACTGGTCAACCTGGGCCTGGATTCGGAAGTGACCGAACAGGTGTTAGGGCCGAACGGTCAGCCCCTGTCATCACTTGTCACCAATAGCGGGGAAATTTTTGCAGATGGCGGACGCGTGACACTGGGTGTGAACGCGGCACGTGATCTGGTGGACCATGCGATCAACATGTCGGGCCTGATTCAGGCTCAATCCATTGCAGAAAAAAACGGCGAAATTTATTTGATGGGTGGTGAGACCGGAACGGTCAATGTTACCGGAACACTCGATGCGTCGGGTTACGGTGAAGATGAGACGGGCGGCGTTATCCACGTGCTAGGGGATCGAGTATTTCTTGATGGCTATGGTTTTATCGACATCTCTGGTGATGCAGGCGGTGGAACCCTTCTATTCGGTGGTGATTATCAGGGCAATGGCACCGTGCAAAATGCGACCGATACCTTTGTCGGGTCTGATGCCAGTATCTGGGCCGATGCGATGAACACGGGCAATGGCGGCCGCGCCATTTTCTGGGCAGATCGACGCAATTATTTCCTCGGGCGAGTGCGGGCCAGAGGCGGCGCTCTGTCTGGTGATGGTGGTTTCGTTGAAGTTTCCGGTAAGGAAACACTGTTTTTTGACGGTCAAGTCGACACCACCGCTCTCAATGGTGAAACGGGAACGTTACTCTTAGACCCGGACAACATTACGATAAAAAGTGGCATCCTGGGAGAACCGGGTGATACGAGTTTGCCGGATATCGCTGCCAGTGGAGGAATTTCTTTCACGGTTTCTGAATTAGCGCTGGAGAGTCAATCCGCGACAACTAATATCAATCTGCTTGCCGAAGACAATATTTTTATCGAAGACCTGACCACGGATAACAGAATAAGCTTCCGCCAAACAGCCGGAAACCGGGTAAGTTTAATTGCCAAAAATGGAAATATTGAATTTCAGGATGTGAATGATGAAATCAGTACTCAGGGAGGAGATATTATTTTAAAGGCCGGGGGCGATATGATGCTCGGGCATATTAATGCTGGGACTGGCACGGTTTCGATTTTTGGAAAGGATGAGGGCATTATAAGTCTGGGAGCCGCGACCGGAGGTCTTCGGATCGACAATACGGAATTGTCAAATATTACAGCCGGGAATCTGATTATTGGCGGTACAACAGATTTCGAAGGCAGGGCTGGAAGGATTGATGTGAACGGAGTCAGTTCGGGGCCAATGGTAACTGGAACAACTATTCTAAGAGCAGTAAATCCAGTAAAGGGAAGTTTTGGTGGGGTGCTGCCTGCAGGTTCAGTAAACTTTGGAAACAACGCTTCAAATTTTTTAAACAGTTCTCTTGTCGTCGAAGCGCTTGAAGGTGTCACGGTTAATTCTGATTTGACTGCTGGCGGGAGCTTATCCCTTGATGGGGATGTAAATAATATAAATGATCCCTCAACGCTTAATATTCCTGATAGTTTAAATCTTGCTGCAGGGATTTCACTGTCCTCTGCTACGGGAACACTGACTTTAAAAGGAACAACAGGGGGGATCATAGGGGCCGGTGCATTGACGTTGAACGGCGCCAATGGGATTGTATTGGATGACAGTATAACGACGGCAGGAGACCTGACATTTAATGACAATGTGGGCATGACCGGTTCGGCCAATTTTATTAATGCCGGTGCCAACAAAATAATTTTTCAGAACAATGCCAATCGGCTGGAAGCTGGCAACGGAAATAATGGACTCACCCTAAACAGTGACCTGGACTTTACAGGGGCTGGCCCTTTCACCATCAATGCCGATGTCGATGGTAATCGTACGGGAAGCTTTTTCCTTTCAGGAGGGAAAACCATTAACACGATGGGGCAGGCACTGGACATCACAGCATCAAACATGATGCTTGACGGTAGCCTGGACAGTGGTGGTGCTTCAACAACGATCCGATCCACCAATGCCAATGGTGTTGATCTGGCACTTGCAAATAATCCCGGTCGTTTCCGTCTGGACGATACGGAGCTGGGCCGAATCACTGCAGGCAGTTTGAGTGTGGATGCCACCGTTGGAACTCTCACCGCCAATGGAGTGGATCACACCACTCATCTTGCCAATATCGCAAACGGAGTTTCCCTGACCGGCAACACGATTGTTTTTGAGGGCGCGGACTCATCATTCAACAGCCTGACGGTTAATGGAATTGCCAATATCAAGGATGGCGTTGATTTGTCCACTGCGGCGGGCTCCATGACATTCAGTAATGCCTTGACTGTAGATGCCAATGCCAATCCCGTTATTTTAGGAGCAACCGGCGGCAATATCTTTTTCAATAACTCGCTCAATGGCGGAGCTGATGTACAGGTCAATTCCGGTGCAGGCACCTCAACCTTTGGCGGCAGTGTAGGCAATACCACTGCCTTGTACTCACTTACCGTTACAGGAAACACCACATTGAATGGTTCGGCCCTCAATACCTCCAACGGAAACGTGACCTTCAACAACAACGTCACACTCGGCAATACGGTCAACATCAACACCGGGGCTGGTGGGGGCGATGTGAATTTTTCAGGAACAATTGAAGGGGCCGCTCCGGGAGATCAGGGCCTGACCGTTAGTACCGGCACGGGGACCTCTACGTTCCAGGGGAACGTGGGTTCCACAACATCTCTGAGCTCGGTCATTGTGTCGGGCAACTCAACCATAAACGGAGATGTCACCGTACAGAATGGACCGGTTTCTTTTAACAATAACCTGACCCTGGGCGGAAACAGTACGATCAGTTCAGGGGTTGGAGGAATCAACCTCAATGCCGTGGATGGCAGTCAGGATCTGGTACTGAACTCCGGGGGAGGCGGGATCAACCTGGATGGCAATATCGGGTTCAACACGGCACTGACATCGCTTAACGTTACCGGTGCCAGTACGATCAGCGGGGCAAGCATCAACACGGCCAATGGAGATGTGACATTTAATAGCGGGGTCACGCTCGATACCGGTGCGGTCAATATAAATACCGGAATCGGTGGGGGAAATATCCAGATTGGTGCCATAGACGGGGCGCAGGACCTTGCGCTCAACTCGGGGACCGGGACAATATCACTCAATGGTTCCGTCGGTGACACGACTACATTGAACAGCCTGTCTGCAACCGGAACGACCACCATCGCCCGGTCCACACTGGAAACCAACAACGGCATCACCTTCAATGGAAACGTCACCGCAAACTCCGGCCTCGATCTTAATGCGGATGCGGACAATACGGGTGTCGGTACTTTCGATCAGCAGGCGGGAACATTGAACACCAACGGCAATGCCCTGTCCATCACCGCCCGGGATATTAACCTGGCCGGCGGAACCAACTCTGGCGCAGGGATTACGACCATCATTGCTTCACAGAATCAGGGGATGAGCCTGGGTGATGCCAATGAAGTGGGGGACTTCCGTCTCAGTAACCCAGAGCTTGGCAATTTTGCCACCACCGGAGGATTTGTCTTTGGCAATGGTACCGGAAGGATAACAGTCGATAACGTCAACAACACGCTGAACAATACAGTCAATGGATCGACGGTTTTATTTAATGGAGGCAGTTCTTCTTTCGGTTTATTGACGGTAAATGGCCCGACCACAATCGCCGGGGTTAACATTACGACGAATAACATGGGTATGAGTTTTAACAATACTCTTTCTTTAACTAATGGGTCTGTCCAATTATCTACTGGTGGTGGCGGAGGCGACTTAACATTGGATGGCAATGTAGATGGCGGACAGAATCTGACTCTCACCTCGGGAACCGGGAATGTGATTTTCGGTGGTTCGGTCGGTGCGACTACAAGGTTGAACAGTTTGACGGTAAATGGCACAACCACGTTTTCCGGAGCTTCTCTTCTGACCAACAACGGAATCACATTTAATGGAATGGTTACCGCCAGTAATGCTTCGGGTTTCAACCTGAATGCCGGTGGTGGAACTTTCACGCAACAGTCAGGCTCTCTTTCAACAGGCGGCAACGCCCTTTCGATTACGGCTCAGGATTTTAATCTGACCGGAACACTTAATTCAGGAGGGGGCACAACCACACTCATCGCATCACAGAATCAGGACATGAGCCTTGGGGACGCAACTGGCGGGTTGCGCCTGGACAACACGGAACTGGGCCAGATCACGGCAGGTGGTTTTGTGTTCGGCAACGGCACAGGAGGGATCACAGTAAATAATGTGACCAACAATGCCGGTACCACATTAAATGGAACAATGTTGACGTTTAATGGAATGAATTCTTCCTTTGGATCCCTGATCGCAAACGGGACAACCACAATTGATGGTGGTGTGGATATTGCCACAACAGCGGGTTCGATGACGTTCAATAACGCAGTGACCGCCAACGCTGATGCCAGCCCCGTGTTGCTTAGCGCAACCGGTGGCAACATTGCCTTTAACAACACACTTGATGGTGGGGCGAACGTTCAGGTCAATTCAGGCGCAGGAACCACAATTTTTGGTGGGAACATCGGCAGCACGACCGCGCTGGATCAGTTGACGGTAACCGGTACCAGTCAAATGAATGGAGATACGATTCGCACCAACAATGGGGTGACTGTCAGTGGAAACTTAACTGGAAACGGTAACCTGACGGTCAATTCAGATGTGGATGCAGACGGGACCGGTACCTTCAACCAGACCGCGGGTGTCATCACCAACACCAACGGTGACCTCAACCTGACAGCAGCCGATGTGACCCTGAACGGAACTGCGGTGAATGTTGGTGCCGGTAAGATGACCGTTGTCGATTCCCAGAGTGGGACCATAGGTCTGGGCAATGCAAATTGTGGGGGTGCCTGTGGACTGACATTAGACGGAAATGAATTGGATAAAATTGTAGCCTGGGATCTTGAAATAGGAACAGATACAGGAGGTGCTGTTTTTGTTGATGGTGTTACCGGGGCCCAAAGCGAAGAAATTCTGTTAATGGACATCCATTCCGGAGGAATGGCTACCTTTGATAATCAGTCGGAGTTTCGCAACATCATATTGTCTGCAGATGACATTGCGGTAAACGGTCAATTGAGCGTGGGCGATGGTGTTTTTGGGCTGCGAACTTCTGATGGTGGGGCACTGGGCGTTGGTACTGCCGTGGGTGATATGACCCTGGATACTACTGAATTGGCGTTTTTGCGTGCGGGTTTTTTATCTTTGTTTACAACCGGTAATGCCACTTTGGGGAATGTGACAATCAACTCTGCCAACATCACTCAGGAGTTTGATGTGTGGGGCAGAGGGCTCAACTTGCAAGGGCCACTTGTGTCACCAATAAATACCACTCTACGAGCCTTCGGTGCAGGGCAGGGGATTGTGCTTAACGATTCGGGCAACTTTTTCGGGGGTTCGCTCAACCTGTTCACTGGTTCAGGCGGTAATGTTTCAATATCCAATCTCTTCAATAACGGACAGACGGTTCGTCTTGGCGATTCCAATATAGGCGGGGCATTCAGCCTGAGTACTCCACAGGCGATCCAGTTTGTTGGTGGTGTCGACGCCAACGGTCCAGTGGTTGTGAGCAGCACTTCTAGCGGTATCGGGTTTGACGATGGAGCGTTCCTGAATGCGGGGATGGGCACGCTACGCTTAAACTCAGCTGGTAACCTGACATTGGGGCAGCTGGTAAGCGACAGTAGTTCCCTTCACGCAATTCATCTGGAAGTCGGAGGGGCGGTGATTGATGGCGGTGATATTGGTGGTGAAGACATCATCGCTGCAAACGGAGGATTGTTTGCACGCACCACTAATGGTTTTGGTACAGAAGATAACCCGATTGAAACGCGCATTCATACGCTGGACCTCACCAACTCAACCAACGGAGACATTGCATTTTTTGAAACCGATTCACTGCATCTTGCCAACCTGACTCAGGGAAGTAATGGTGATATTTTTGGATCCTATAATGGGATGTTATCCGGTACTGACAATATCGAAATAATTATTGGGCGGTTTTTTATCAAGGATCGCGCCTCCGGGCTCACCCTCAGTCAGGAGCTGGGCGATACAGGAAAGGATCGCGATGCCTTGTCCATTGAACGGACGATCGATAACATTATTGATTTGGAATTTGCCAGCGGCTCAAACCGCTTCGACTGGGATCCGGCTGAGGGTTCACCTGCAGGAAAGATAAAAGATTCGGGTTCTCCAGGTGGTGAGCACCTTGGAGATTTATTTGGCGAGCCTTTTCCCCTTGTGGAAGTGAAGGAAGGTAATCCAGAAGACGGTGACCTGGCTCATCTGGAGAATGTGTGGCATTGGAATGATTTTAATGTGGAAAATATTAAGGAAACGGATTCCCGGGAGAAGAAAAAAGCGGTGAAGAAAAAACGGGCTAAAAAAGAAAAGAAAACCGCTTCCAAACCGCGCAAGCGCCGTCAGGATAAAAAAGATTCCGGCATTCTTTCCTTTTTCAAAAAAGCGGGTTCTATTCTGTCATTTAAATAA
- a CDS encoding ShlB/FhaC/HecB family hemolysin secretion/activation protein translates to MEPERFDKRFERPTLPKAQPRKQVPVPRKPNLQKKKKKPEVRFVLRRIKLEGVTAYKRGELSQVYRRYLDRSVNLSVVQYIADALTAKYRNDGYILSQVLVPPQKVGAKGEMRLKVIEGHIEKVTFQGKPQGPTRVLKLFRKRILQSRPLNSKVLERNLLLINDQPGMRARSVLKPSDTNPGTAQLTIILEHKPVDAHVGFDNRGSQFNGPIQFNAGVSVNSMLKLYERLQLNGILTTQTDELRYFSGSVDLPITIEGTRLFIAGSLASSQPGGGLEVFQVDGDSSSFSFQLSHPIWRTRERNLTASFGFGMINSETQLVGITTAEDRVRYFRAGLTFDFADRLQGINIISARITQGVNALGARETGSAFLSRQFGRTDFTRLEGEVTRFQRLAPRWNLMLSTAWQVGFDDMLASQEFTAGGPRFLRAYDSSEIAGDGGVSLIAEVQYTHAFNEKWIKSLQPYLFFDYGAVFHKHEFNRMVFFEDLKSSGAGVRATFTPWLSGYGELAIPIDKIVSSEGDRDPRLFFGLTARY, encoded by the coding sequence GTGGAGCCTGAACGTTTTGACAAACGGTTCGAACGCCCCACTCTCCCAAAAGCACAGCCCAGGAAACAGGTTCCTGTTCCCCGCAAACCCAACCTTCAAAAAAAGAAAAAGAAACCTGAGGTCCGGTTCGTTCTTCGCAGGATCAAACTTGAGGGAGTCACAGCCTACAAGCGGGGTGAATTGAGTCAGGTTTATCGACGCTATCTTGATCGGTCAGTCAATCTGAGTGTGGTCCAGTATATTGCCGATGCGCTCACTGCAAAATATCGAAACGATGGCTACATCCTGAGCCAGGTTCTGGTTCCACCGCAAAAAGTGGGTGCCAAAGGTGAAATGCGTCTCAAGGTCATTGAGGGACATATTGAAAAAGTGACCTTTCAGGGAAAACCCCAGGGGCCGACTCGCGTCCTCAAATTATTTCGAAAGCGCATCCTGCAATCGCGGCCCCTTAACTCAAAAGTTCTCGAACGCAACCTGTTGCTCATCAATGATCAACCCGGTATGCGGGCCAGATCAGTGTTGAAACCCTCCGATACCAATCCCGGAACGGCTCAACTGACCATCATATTGGAACACAAGCCGGTCGATGCGCATGTTGGTTTCGATAACCGGGGTTCACAATTTAACGGGCCGATCCAATTCAACGCAGGTGTTTCAGTTAACAGCATGCTCAAACTTTATGAGCGTCTGCAACTCAACGGAATCCTGACAACCCAGACGGATGAGCTGCGTTACTTCAGTGGTTCTGTCGATCTGCCCATCACGATAGAAGGCACACGCCTGTTCATCGCAGGGTCCCTGGCTTCATCTCAACCCGGTGGTGGTCTCGAAGTGTTTCAGGTGGACGGCGACAGTAGCTCCTTCAGTTTTCAGTTGTCCCATCCTATCTGGCGGACGCGCGAGCGTAACCTCACAGCATCCTTCGGATTTGGAATGATCAATTCTGAAACCCAGTTAGTCGGGATCACAACTGCTGAGGATCGTGTCCGATATTTTCGAGCAGGACTTACATTTGATTTCGCTGACCGGTTGCAGGGCATCAACATCATCAGTGCCCGGATCACTCAGGGGGTGAACGCCTTGGGTGCTCGTGAAACCGGTTCTGCATTTTTGTCCCGTCAATTCGGTCGCACAGACTTCACCCGCCTTGAGGGAGAGGTGACCCGTTTCCAGAGATTGGCTCCGCGTTGGAATTTAATGCTGTCCACTGCATGGCAGGTGGGTTTCGATGACATGCTGGCTTCCCAGGAATTTACAGCGGGAGGGCCTCGCTTCTTGAGAGCTTATGATTCCTCGGAAATTGCAGGAGACGGGGGTGTGTCTCTCATTGCAGAGGTTCAGTACACACACGCCTTCAATGAGAAATGGATAAAAAGTCTGCAGCCTTATCTCTTTTTTGATTACGGGGCGGTATTTCACAAGCACGAGTTCAATCGCATGGTTTTCTTTGAAGACCTGAAATCATCAGGGGCCGGGGTGCGTGCCACGTTCACACCCTGGCTTTCAGGTTATGGGGAATTGGCCATTCCCATCGACAAAATTGTGTCCTCAGAAGGTGACCGTGACCCACGCCTGTTTTTTGGGCTGACAGCGCGTTACTGA
- a CDS encoding KamA family radical SAM protein encodes MNRLKPQGEFTQKKPKYLTRLHQVPELNDHERDDLQDVNDKFIFRSNDYYNSLIDWNDPHDPIRKIVIPEVQELEEWGQLDASGEEEYTVAPGIEHKYDSTALLLVNEVCAAYCRFCFRKRLFMDENDEVTKDITGGLAYIKEHKEINNVLLTGGDPLIMSTSKLEPIIQKLREVDHVRIIRIGTKIPAFNPMRIYNDESLREMFRKYSTTEKRIYIMAHFNHPRELTPEAIRGLNFLMESGAIVLNQTPMIAGVNDDPKTLGNLFNELSYIGVPPYYVFHCRPTLGNKPYTMPVERAYEIFERARTYCSGLGKRARFVMSHNSGKIECVGLTGKNIYFRYQRAADNHNSARFMVFKRNPEAYWFDDYTELVDDGSVWGEESEDAWEMDDLMNAV; translated from the coding sequence ATGAACCGTTTGAAACCGCAAGGTGAATTTACGCAGAAAAAACCAAAATATCTTACCCGTCTCCATCAGGTTCCGGAACTCAATGACCATGAGAGGGATGACCTGCAAGACGTGAACGATAAATTTATTTTCCGTTCCAACGATTATTACAATTCACTCATCGACTGGAATGATCCTCACGACCCGATCCGCAAGATTGTGATCCCGGAAGTGCAGGAGTTGGAAGAATGGGGGCAGTTGGACGCATCAGGTGAAGAAGAATACACCGTGGCTCCGGGAATCGAACACAAATACGATTCCACCGCTCTATTGTTGGTCAACGAAGTTTGCGCCGCCTATTGTCGGTTCTGTTTCCGCAAACGTCTCTTTATGGACGAAAACGATGAGGTGACGAAAGACATTACCGGTGGCCTGGCTTACATCAAAGAGCATAAGGAAATTAACAACGTGCTTTTAACGGGCGGGGATCCACTTATCATGTCGACTTCCAAGCTTGAACCGATTATTCAAAAGCTCCGGGAAGTGGACCATGTGCGCATCATCCGAATCGGTACCAAGATTCCAGCTTTCAATCCAATGCGAATTTATAACGACGAGAGCTTGCGCGAGATGTTCCGTAAATACAGCACTACCGAGAAGCGTATTTATATAATGGCGCACTTCAACCATCCGCGGGAATTGACTCCGGAGGCAATTCGAGGCTTGAACTTCCTGATGGAATCAGGAGCCATTGTGCTTAACCAGACTCCGATGATCGCAGGTGTAAACGACGATCCAAAAACTCTTGGAAATTTGTTCAATGAATTGTCTTACATCGGTGTGCCTCCATACTATGTCTTTCATTGCAGGCCAACCCTGGGCAACAAGCCTTACACAATGCCTGTTGAACGTGCCTATGAAATTTTTGAAAGAGCCAGAACCTATTGCTCGGGACTTGGCAAGAGAGCCAGGTTTGTGATGTCGCATAATTCAGGAAAAATAGAATGCGTTGGGTTAACAGGGAAAAATATTTATTTCCGTTACCAGCGGGCAGCAGACAATCATAATTCCGCACGCTTCATGGTGTTCAAGCGAAATCCCGAGGCCTACTGGTTCGACGATTACACCGAATTGGTCGACGATGGTTCGGTGTGGGGTGAGGAATCTGAAGATGCCTGGGAAATGGACGACTTGATGAACGCTGTATAA